The window GACATTCGTGCTATGATTATTAAAATTGCTGATCGTTATCATAATATGCAAACTATTCAATACTTACGTTTAGAAAAAGCGAAAAGAATTGCAACAGAAACACTAGAAATTTACGCAAATATTTCTGGAAGATTAGGGATGTATCGTGTTAAAACAGATTTATTAGATATGTCTTTTAAAATTTTAGACCCACAAAATTATCAATTAGTAAACGATTCAATTAATAAATTGGTTGAAAACAATCAAAAAAAATGAAATGAAATTTTAGCTCGTTTAAAAAATATTTTAATAGCTAATAATATTAAGGCTGAATTTGAATGGCGTCTTAAAGGTATTTACTCAACATATAAAAAAATAACTAGTGGTTATGAAGTTAAAGATATTCATGATATCTATGCTATACGTGTAATTTTAGATGATGTATATTTATGTTATCAAACATTAGGTTTAGTACACATGAATTTTACGTATATTATTAACACTTTTAAAGATTATATTTCAACACCAAAATGAAATTTATACCAATCTATTCATACAACAATTTCGTATGAAGGAACTTTAGTAGAAATTCAAATCAGAACAACAAAAATGAATTTATTTGCTAATAATGGTTTAGCAGCACACTGAAAATATAAAGAACAAAAAGATAATAAAACTGAAATTTTATTAACAGTTAATAATGTTTTATTGCGTGATTTTTTATTGAGCACAGATAAAGGAATTAAAACTATTAAAGATGTCACAACCGGAACTATTTTTGATGTACTAATTCTTAATTCTAATAAATGAATCACTGTTTCAAATGGTTCAACATTATTAGATGTAGCATATAAATACGATATAAATAATTTTTTCAATATTTTAGCAATTTATCGGAATGGTGAGCGTTCACATTTTGACACGCATGTAGAAACTGGCGATACAATTAAAATTAGTTATTCAAATGGAATTGAAACAATTAGACCAAACTGGATTACATTAGCTAATAATGATGTTGTTAAATTACATATTAACAATCATTTAAAAAAATATGAACTGAATAAACAAATTACAAAAGAACAATTTTTAGCTAATGCTGAATTTTTTTTAGAAGGCAAAATTATGAGTGAAGAGCATGCTATTAAAAGACTAGAAAAAGAATTTCAAGTTAATAGTATCAATACTTTTTTAGATAATATTGCTAATACTGACATTGATTTACAAACAAAATATAAAGTATTTTCAGAAAATAAACAAGTTTCACGTGAAGCAATTAATACAATTAAAAATCAAGCATGAAAATGATTAGCTGATTCTTCATATTTTAGTGGTCTAGAGAACTTGTATTTTACAGATTTTGAAATTTCGCCTTGTTGTTCTAAAATTCCTGGAATTAATTGTGTTGCTAAAATTGTTCGCAATAAAGTAGAAATTCACCGCAATGATTGTTCTAAAGTTAAAAATTCTCGCTCAAAAACAATTGTAATTGAATGATCAAAAGAAAAACTTGAGAATCGTCCGCGTTATTTTAAAGTTAACTTAACATTAAAAGGCAATTGAAGTGAATCTGTTGGAAATGTTTTATGCAACACATTAATACGCATGAAAGCAAATATTTCAAAAGTTGATATTAGTAAAAATAAGACTGCACGCACTCATGATACTTTTTTAAAAATTTATGTAAAAAACTTAGATCACTTACAAAAGATTATTTTAGAACTTCAAGCTAAAAATGTTATTAATGAATGGAGATTGATCTAATGAAACATATACAAAAAACAAAATTTATTTTTGTAACTGGTGGTGTTTATTCATCATTAGGTAAAGGGGTTAGTGCTAGTAGTATTGGTCGAATTCTTGTTGAATTAGGATATAGTGTTGCAATGCAAAAGCTTGATCCATATTTAAATATTGATCCCACTTATTTATCACCATTACAACATGGAGAAGTATTTGTTACAAAAGACGGTAAAGAAGCAGATTTAGATTTAGGTACTTATGAACGTTTTATTAATGCTGATTTAAATAAATATGCGTCAGTAACTTCAGGAAAAATTTATTATGAAATTTTAACAAAAGAGCGTGAAAATGGTTTTGACGGTAAAACTGTTCAAACTATTCCACATGTCACATCTGCAGTTATTGATTACATTAAAAAAATTAAAGATAGTTTAAAAACTGATTTTATTATTGTTGAAATTGGAGGAACAATTGGAGATATTGAATCGCTTCCATTTATTGAAGCTATTAGTCAATTTAAAACAATTTATGGTGTAAATAATGTAATGTTTATTCACTGTTCACCGCTTATTTATATTGAAAAAGTAGGTGAATTAAAAACAAAACCAACTCAACATAGCGTTAAGACGTTACGTTCATTAGGAATTAATTTAGATTTATTGTTATTAAGAACTAATCAAAAATTAGATGAAGTAACGATTAAAAAATTAGCATGATCTTGTGGATTAGATATTGATATGATTTTTGCTGCTTATGATGTTGAGTCAGTTTATTTATTACCAAATGTTTTGTTTGAGCAAGGGATTCATAAAACTATTTTAGATTTTTTTAGTCTACCTTTAAAAAATGATAATATTAATTCATGAATAGATTTTACTGATAAAATTACAACCTTTAAAAAACATAATTTAGTTATAGGTTTAGTTGGAAAATATGTTGAATTACCCGATGCTTATAAATCAGTATTAGCGAGTTTAGAATTAGCAGCAATTGAATTAAATATTGATTTAAAGATTAAATATATTCAACCCCAAAATTTAAATGAAAACAACATAAATGAAGAACTAAAAAAAATAAATGGTATTGTTATTCCAAGTATTGCAGGTTCAATAAAAGGCTGACCAGGAGCTTTATTAGCTGCATCTTATGCAAGAAAAAACAATATTCCATTTTTAGCTGTGGGAACTGGCGTTAATATTGGTATTGGTGAATTCATTAATAATGTACTAAAACTTCCAATTGAATTTATTAATTTAGGCAATGGTGATTTTAGTTTTTTAAAAGACGCTTTCGTTAAAAATGAAATTGAAAATTATCGAATTGGAGAGTATTGTTCTAATATTCAAGCTAACACTATAACAAGCCAAATTTATCTCAAACAAAATCAATTGAACGAGCGCCATCGTCATCATTTTGAATTTAACAATCATTATATTAATAATTATTTTTTAAATCAAAATTGAAAAATTGGAGCAATTTCAGTGGATAATAATTATATTGATGTTTTAGAATACACAAAAAATCATTTTTATGTTTTAACAATTTTTAATCCAGAATATACATCAAAACCTTCAAAGGCAAATCCTTATTTTATTAATTTATTAAAGATGAGTTTAAAAATAAAAGAAAGTTAGAATATGATTAATTACAGTAAACCACGAGGTACTATAGATTTATATAATAAAGAAATGAATGATTTTAAATTACTTGAAAATTTTTTATTATCAACTACTAAAAGATATGGCTTTCAGCAAATTAAAACACCTGTTTTTGAATTTGCAGAACTCTTTATGAAATCAGCTGGTGAAAGTTCAGATTTAGTTTCAAAAGAAATGTATTTATTTAAAGATAAATCAGATCGCTGACTAGCGTTAAGACCTGAAGGAACAGCAGGTGTTATTCGTGCTGTTGTTGAGAATAAATTACTATTAAATCATCCACTACCATTAAAATTAATGTATTTTGAGCCTTGTTTTCGTTATGAACGCCCTCAAGCTGGACGTCAACGCCAATTTCATCAATTTGGTGTTGAAGTGTTGGGAACAAAAAATATTTATTATGATTTTGAATTAATTGCTTTAGCTGATACAATTTTAAAAAAATTAATGATATCTAATTATATTTTAGAAATTAATTATATCTCATCTCCTCATAATCGTTCATTATGAGTTAAAAGTTTGCAAGAATATTTTCATTTACATCGTACTGAATTAACTCCATTAAGTCAAGAACGTATTACAACCAATCCTTTGCGTATTTTAGATGATAAATTAGAATCTCAAAAACTAGTTGTAAAACAAGCTCCAAAAATTAGTCATTTTTTATCAAATGAAGAAAAAGAAGAATTTAATCTAATTAAAAAAATGCTTGATGATTATAACATTAAATATTATGTTAACGAAGGATTAGTAAGAGGTTTGGATTATTATAGTGGATTAGTATTTGAATTTATTTCAACTTCACCTAAATTATTAGGTCAATCAACAATTATAGGTGGAGGCCGATATGGTGAATTAATTAAACAAACAGGTGGCCCTAATTATGAAGGTATTGGTTTTGGTATAGGAATTGAACGTTTATTAATAGCTTTATCTGAAACCAATAAAAATATTTTAAACACTGATGATGATAAATATTTAATTGCATTTTTTGATAAAGAATTAGAGAATGAAGCTATAAAACTAACTCAAATATTACGTATCAATAATCAATTAAATGTTGACATTATCTTAAGTTCAACTAAAGCTGACAAAATTTTTAAGTTAGCACAACGTTTAAATGTAAAAAAGCTTATAATATTAGCTAAAAAAGAATGATCAGATAAAAAAATAATTTTAAAAGATTTACTTAATTTTAAACAAGATTTATTAAGTTTAGATGAAATTAAAGGAATAAGGTAATAAAAATGAAAGTTTATTGTGGTTATATTGGTGAAGAACATTTAGAAAAAAATGTTATTTTAAATGGTTGAGTAAAAAAAGTTCGTAAAATGGGTAATTTAGTTTTTGTTGACCTAAAAGATCGATTTGGAATTGTACAAATTTTTGCAACAAAAAGTGATGGTGTTTTTAATGAATTAACACAACTTTCACGTGAGGATGTAATTAATGTTGAAGGTTTAGTTTTGTTGAGAAAAAACCCTAATAATGATTTAAAAACAGGTAGATTTGAAATTCATGTCAAAAAAATACTTATTTATTCAAAAGCAAAAACACCACCATTAATTATTGAAGATGAAACTGATGCAAATGAGGAAATTCGTTTTAGATATCGTTATTTAGATTTACGTCGTGATGTTAATTTAAAAATTTTTGAATTGCGAAGTAAAGTTTACCAAGCTTTTAGAAATTACTTATATTCACAAGACTTTATTGAAACTGAAACTCCTATTTTAGCAAAACCAACGCCAGAAGGTGCACGAGATTTTTATGTGCCAACAAGAACTAGAAAATTTTATGCTTTACCACAATCACCTCAAACTTTTAAACAATTATTAATGGTTGCGGGTTTTCAAAAATATTTTCAAATTACAAAATGTTTTCGTGATGAAGATTTAAGAAGCGATCGTCAACCAGAATTTACTCAAGTTGATATAGAATTATCATTTGCTGATGAAATAGAAATTCAGACATTAATTGAAAATTTATTAAAATATGTTTTTAAACAAACCATTAATGTTGATTTAACAACTCCTTTTATGCGAATGAGTTATGAGCAAGCGATAAATGATTATGGTAGTGATAAACCAGATTTACGTTTTGATTTGAAAATTAAAACACTTAACACATATTTTGAAAATTCAAAAACATTATTTTTTCAAAAAGCACTTTTAAATAATCAAAGTATTCGTGCAATTTTAGTACCTAATATTAATTTAAATAAAAAACAAGTACAAACTCTTGAAAAGTTTGCCAAAGACAAAGGTGCTAAAGGTTTAAGTTGAATAAGTATTAAAGATGAAAAAATTATAGATGGTTCGTTATTATCAATTCAAGAAGATCATATAATTTATAAAACGATTTTTAAAGACTTTAATTTATCAACTGGATCAATTTTATTAGTTGCTGATACTTTTGATATTGCATCTCAAGCATTAGGTTTAGTACGTATAAATTTAGCATCTATTCTTAATTTAAAAAAACCCAATATTTTTAAATTTGTTTGAATTATTGATTGACCATTATATGAATATGATAATGAGGCTCAA is drawn from Ureaplasma parvum serovar 3 str. ATCC 27815 and contains these coding sequences:
- a CDS encoding RelA/SpoT family protein, translating into MNELVKKKLDDLYDFLKQKKYSSQTIELVHKSFDFANYYHGDQTRKSGEPYIIHPIATVRILASWDMDESTLVAGMLHDVLEDTNCPEEVMEKTFGKEVTQLVCFVTKVSLYSKNRRNKVSHTNLEEKYSIQVFMSMTQDIRAMIIKIADRYHNMQTIQYLRLEKAKRIATETLEIYANISGRLGMYRVKTDLLDMSFKILDPQNYQLVNDSINKLVENNQKKWNEILARLKNILIANNIKAEFEWRLKGIYSTYKKITSGYEVKDIHDIYAIRVILDDVYLCYQTLGLVHMNFTYIINTFKDYISTPKWNLYQSIHTTISYEGTLVEIQIRTTKMNLFANNGLAAHWKYKEQKDNKTEILLTVNNVLLRDFLLSTDKGIKTIKDVTTGTIFDVLILNSNKWITVSNGSTLLDVAYKYDINNFFNILAIYRNGERSHFDTHVETGDTIKISYSNGIETIRPNWITLANNDVVKLHINNHLKKYELNKQITKEQFLANAEFFLEGKIMSEEHAIKRLEKEFQVNSINTFLDNIANTDIDLQTKYKVFSENKQVSREAINTIKNQAWKWLADSSYFSGLENLYFTDFEISPCCSKIPGINCVAKIVRNKVEIHRNDCSKVKNSRSKTIVIEWSKEKLENRPRYFKVNLTLKGNWSESVGNVLCNTLIRMKANISKVDISKNKTARTHDTFLKIYVKNLDHLQKIILELQAKNVINEWRLI
- a CDS encoding CTP synthase, translating into MKHIQKTKFIFVTGGVYSSLGKGVSASSIGRILVELGYSVAMQKLDPYLNIDPTYLSPLQHGEVFVTKDGKEADLDLGTYERFINADLNKYASVTSGKIYYEILTKERENGFDGKTVQTIPHVTSAVIDYIKKIKDSLKTDFIIVEIGGTIGDIESLPFIEAISQFKTIYGVNNVMFIHCSPLIYIEKVGELKTKPTQHSVKTLRSLGINLDLLLLRTNQKLDEVTIKKLAWSCGLDIDMIFAAYDVESVYLLPNVLFEQGIHKTILDFFSLPLKNDNINSWIDFTDKITTFKKHNLVIGLVGKYVELPDAYKSVLASLELAAIELNIDLKIKYIQPQNLNENNINEELKKINGIVIPSIAGSIKGWPGALLAASYARKNNIPFLAVGTGVNIGIGEFINNVLKLPIEFINLGNGDFSFLKDAFVKNEIENYRIGEYCSNIQANTITSQIYLKQNQLNERHRHHFEFNNHYINNYFLNQNWKIGAISVDNNYIDVLEYTKNHFYVLTIFNPEYTSKPSKANPYFINLLKMSLKIKES
- the hisS gene encoding histidine--tRNA ligase gives rise to the protein MINYSKPRGTIDLYNKEMNDFKLLENFLLSTTKRYGFQQIKTPVFEFAELFMKSAGESSDLVSKEMYLFKDKSDRWLALRPEGTAGVIRAVVENKLLLNHPLPLKLMYFEPCFRYERPQAGRQRQFHQFGVEVLGTKNIYYDFELIALADTILKKLMISNYILEINYISSPHNRSLWVKSLQEYFHLHRTELTPLSQERITTNPLRILDDKLESQKLVVKQAPKISHFLSNEEKEEFNLIKKMLDDYNIKYYVNEGLVRGLDYYSGLVFEFISTSPKLLGQSTIIGGGRYGELIKQTGGPNYEGIGFGIGIERLLIALSETNKNILNTDDDKYLIAFFDKELENEAIKLTQILRINNQLNVDIILSSTKADKIFKLAQRLNVKKLIILAKKEWSDKKIILKDLLNFKQDLLSLDEIKGIR
- the aspS gene encoding aspartate--tRNA ligase, with the translated sequence MKVYCGYIGEEHLEKNVILNGWVKKVRKMGNLVFVDLKDRFGIVQIFATKSDGVFNELTQLSREDVINVEGLVLLRKNPNNDLKTGRFEIHVKKILIYSKAKTPPLIIEDETDANEEIRFRYRYLDLRRDVNLKIFELRSKVYQAFRNYLYSQDFIETETPILAKPTPEGARDFYVPTRTRKFYALPQSPQTFKQLLMVAGFQKYFQITKCFRDEDLRSDRQPEFTQVDIELSFADEIEIQTLIENLLKYVFKQTINVDLTTPFMRMSYEQAINDYGSDKPDLRFDLKIKTLNTYFENSKTLFFQKALLNNQSIRAILVPNINLNKKQVQTLEKFAKDKGAKGLSWISIKDEKIIDGSLLSIQEDHIIYKTIFKDFNLSTGSILLVADTFDIASQALGLVRINLASILNLKKPNIFKFVWIIDWPLYEYDNEAQRFVAAHHPFTMPTLETLNTFDVNKKDARGRSYDIVLNGYELGGGSVRIIDQQIQRRMFKSINMSDEEANLKFGFLLTAFEYGVPPHCGIALGLDRLMMILVNSEYIRDVVAFPKNNNGVDMMLDAPSNMNDEDLKELGLKIKND